One Drosophila willistoni isolate 14030-0811.24 chromosome 2R unlocalized genomic scaffold, UCI_dwil_1.1 Seg167, whole genome shotgun sequence DNA segment encodes these proteins:
- the LOC6643744 gene encoding probable ATP-dependent RNA helicase DHX35: protein MATFKPKFIKPDTDDAISDNVGGDQQASTFVFNSNHNLGILEQREKLPIRQYRDQILYCLEQYRVVILVGETGSGKSTQVPQYLYEFGWHTKGLIGITEPRRVSTVTLANRVAQERGELVGDTVGYVVRFLERVSTDTKIKFMTEGILLRELLGDPLLTQYGVIIVDEAHERNMLTDMVLGLLKKILKKRNDLKLIISSATIDASFFSEFFNWPGAGKEVSVKLTIEGRMHPVSNFYLNEPCADYVKETVETIWKLHQREPPGDILAFLTGQEEVLEALDLLKEYIASSDQDNLKVLPMYGSMSSTDQLAVFFTPPKGVRKVVVATNIAETSITIPGIVYVIDCGYVKVKWYNPTTCSDSLVVVPVSKASAVQRAGRAGRMRPGKVYRLFTKEDYEGLAARQPPEMRRSEMSGVVLQLKALGIGNILRFDFPSPPPAKNLLASLETLYALDSIDEQGQLTKPVGYLMAELPFTAMISKMLYISGQMGCSEEIITIIAMLQVQSIFSRPPSAAAQQSGRIAHRHFEVAEGDLITMLNVYTAFVEDGMTKEFCGQYYLIYRNLKRACELRDQLIRLSQKKYGIPIFSCKGDVEMVCKCITAGFFTQVAYLHHSGVYRQISSGTELAIHPNSTLYTLPQAQYVVYGELLQTTKLFMNLLTVIKKEWLTELAPHYYQQTTVRD from the exons ATGGCTACATTTAAGCCCAAATTCATTAAGCCAGATACAGATGATGCCATATCGGATAACGTAGGAGGTGATCAGCAAGCCTCtacatttgtttttaattccAATCACAATCTGGGAATTTTGGAGCag CGTGAGAAATTGCCTATTCGTCAGTATCGGGATCAAATTCTTTATTGCCTAGAACAGTATCGGGTAGTCATATTAGTCGGAGAGACGGGCAG TGGAAAGAGCACTCAAGTACCACAGTATTTGTATGAATTTGGTTGGCACACAAAAGGATTAATTGGTATCACGGAGCCAAGGCGAGTTTCGACG GTCACTTTAGCCAATCGTGTGGCTCAGGAGCGTGGTGAACTTGTCGGTGACACAGTGGGCTATGTGGTGCGCTTTCTGGAACGTGTCTCCACAGacacaaaaatcaaattcatgACCGAGGGAATTTTGCTGCGTGAACTCCTAGGAGATCCATTGCTAACTCAATACGGGGTGATTATAGTTGATGAGGCACATGAGCGAAACATGCTTACTGATATGGTCTTGGGTTTGTtgaaaaaaattctaaagaaGCGCAatgatttaaaattgattataAGCTCTGCCACAATTGATGCCagtttctttagcgaattctTCAACTGGCCAGGAGCAGGCAAAGAAGTAAGTGTTAAGCTTACCATTGAAGGACGCATGCATCCAGTTAGCAATTTTTATCTTAACGAGCCCTGTGCAGATTATGTTAAAGAAACTGTTGAAACTATATGGAAATTGCATCAGCGAGAGCCACCTGGAGATATTTTAGCATTTCTGACTGGTCAAGAGGAAGTTTTGGAAGCTTTAGATTTACTTAAAGAATATATAGCAAGCTCAGATCAAGACAATCTTAAAGTTTTGCCAATGTATGGAAGCATGAGTAGCACAGATCAATTGGCCGTTTTCTTTACTCCTCCAAAGGGAGTGCGCAAAGTTGTCGTGGCCACCAATATAGCAGAGACATCTATAACGATTCCTGGGATTGTTTATGTGATTGATTGTGGCTATGTCAAGGTCAAATGGTACAATCCAACGACCTGCAGTGATAGTTTAGTTGTAGTACCCGTTAGCAAGGCATCGGCTGTGCAGCGAGCTGGACGTGCTGGCCGCATGCGACCTGGAAAGGTTTACAGATTGTTTACAAAAGAGGATTATGAGGGCCTGGCTGCACGTCAACCGCCTGAGATGCGACGCAGTGAAATGAGTGGAGTCGTACTTCAGTTGAAAGCTCTAGGCATTGGAAATATCTTACGTTTTGATTTTCCTTCACCGCCACCGGCGAAAAATTTATTGGCGTCATTAGAAACATTGTATGCCCTCGATTCAATTGATGAGCAGGGTCAGTTAACCAAGCCTGTGGGTTACCTTATGGCAGAACTCCCATTCACAGCCATGATATCAAAAATGCTATACATATCTGGCCAAATGGGTTGCTCCGAAGAGATTATAACCATCATAGCAATGCTCCAAGTTCAGTCCATATTCTCGCGGCCACCCTCGGCGGCTGCCCAACAGAGTGGACGCATTGCCCATCGACATTTTGAAGTGGCCGAAGGAGATCTCATTACAATGCTTAATGTCTATACGGCGTTTGTGGAGGATGGCATGACCAAGGAGTTCTGCGGTCAATATTATTTGATTTATCGCAATCTGAAACGTGCCTGCGAATTGAGAGATCAGCTAATTCGCCTTTCCCAGAAAAAGTATGGCATACCCATCTTCTCTTGCAAAGGAGATGTGGAAATGGTGTGCAAATGTATAACAGCTGGATTCTTCACCCAAGTAGCCTATTTGCATCATTCGGGCGTCTATAGGCAAATCAGTAGTGGCACGGAATTGGCAATACATCCCAATTCTACATTGTATACCTTGCCCCAGGCCCAATATGTGGTCTACGGCGAGCTATTGCAGACAACCAAGTTGTTTATGAACCTTTTGACGGTAATTAAAAAGGAATGGCTAACGGAATTGGCTCCACATTACTATCAACAGACCACTGTGAGGGATTAA
- the LOC6643745 gene encoding short-chain dehydrogenase/reductase family 16C member 6, whose amino-acid sequence MTASPGLLHMDQPLRAFYQFFLDLLIFTFKSLFYILESLYHTILPQRFRKLKNVSGQVVLITGGGGGVGRLIALNFARLEARIVIWDINHEAIKTTSDLLAKHGYNNCKGYVVDISDREQIYQRAAQVIEDVGHVDILINNAGIVSCKPFWEQHDRVVQNTYNINIISHYWTVKAFLPHMMSVNRGHIVTVGSVTGMLGTYGCSDYAATKYACIGFHESLLTDLKAHGYDQIQMSLICPYYINTGMFAGVRPRMMPMLEPQYVADRIEQAVLCNEVWCVLPNSIRLLTPLKCLLPAKMCWELMSRVIRGPESMMLFQGRGRVAAG is encoded by the exons ATGACCGCCTCACCTGGACTTCTCCACATGGATCAGCCTCTGCGTGCTTTCTATCAATTTTTCTTGGATTTGCTAATATTCACATTTAAATCACTGTTTTACATACTGGAATCGTTATACCACACAATATTACCACAGCGCTTTAGAAAGTTGaag AACGTATCGGGTCAGGTGGTGCTTATAACTGGTGGCGGAGGGGGAGTTGGTCGTTTGATAGCTCTGAATTTTGCTCGGCTGGAGGCACGTATTGTCATCTGGGATATCAATCACGAAG CTATCAAGACGACGTCGGATTTGTTGGCCAAACATGGCTATAATAACTGCAAAGGTTATGTCGTGGATATATCTGACCGAGAGCAGATCTATCAGAGAGCCGCCCAGGTTATTGAAGATGTAGGTCACGTggatatattaataaataatgcTGGCATTGTTTCCTGCAAACCATTTTGGGAGCAACACGATCGTGTCGTACAGAATACGTACAACATAAATATCATTTCGCACTATTGGACAGTTAAAGCCTTTCTGCCGCATATGATGAGTGTGAATCGCGGTCATATTGTCACAGTGGGATCGGTTACGGGTATGCTGGGTACATACGGTTGCAGTGATTACGCAGCCACAAAATATGCCTGTATTGGTTTCCATGAGAGTCTGTTGACTGATCTCAAGGCCCATGGTTATGACCAAATACAGATGAGCTTAATTTGTCCATACTACATCAATACGGGCATGTTTGCTGGCGTACGGCCACGGATGATGCCCATGCTGGAACCTCAATATGTGGCCGATCGCATTGAGCAGGCGGTGCTTTGCAATGAAGTTTGGTGTGTTCTTCCCAATTCCATACGTCTGTTAACTCCACTGAAAtg TTTATTGCCAGCCAAGATGTGCTGGGAGCTGATGTCACGTGTAATACGTGGCCCAGAGTCCATGATGTTATTCCAGGGACGAGGACGTGTAGCTGCTGGCTAA